The window TATTGTAAAAATCGTTGCTTTATTACAAATTATGTTTTAAAAAGTGATTTTAACTATGAAAAACAAAAATAAACTAACCGTTTAAAACTACAAATTATGAAAAAAAAGTACTTTAAAAACATATTGTTTTTTCTTTTTATTGTTTTTGGAGCCTCTACTTTAAGTGCTCAAAACGAAAAAGAAATTAACAAAATTAAAAGTAGATATAATCTTGAGAAACTTCAAACTTTAAAAAACTCATTTAAACAAAAAGCATCTTCGGATAAGCAAAATGCTATACAAATTGCACAACAACGTGGTTGGAAAACAAAATTTACCACCAATGATGGTCGAATGTTAGAATTGCAAAGAGTTGTTAATGGAAAACCAATTTATTATACAACTTTTAATGTAGATGCAGCAAAATCTACAAGAACAGATCATTTAAATTCTGGTGGTTCATTAGGTTTAAACTTAATGGGACAAAACATGACAGCTCACGTTTGGGATGGAGGTTTAGCAAGAACTTCGCATCAAGAATACGATGGAGCTGGAGGAACTAATCGTTTTTCAATTGGAGATGGAACCACCGCTTTACATTATCATTCAGCACACGTAACAGGAACTATTATGGCTTCTGGTGTAAATGCAAATGCAAAAGGAATGGCGCCACATGCAAATGCTGTTGGTTATGACTGGAATAGTGATAAAGCAGAAGCAACTTCTGCGGCTGCAAACGGAATGTTAGTTTCTAATCATTCGTATGGTTATGCGGCGAGAAATCAATTTGGACAAGTACAATTACCTCAACATTATTTTGGTGGTTATATTGATGAAACAAGAGATTGGGATGAAATTTTATTTAATGCGCCAAACTATTTAATGGTTGTTGCAGCAGGAAACGATGGAAATGACAACACAGCAAATAATAACCCAATAGGAGGTTCTGGTTTTGATAAATTAACAGGACATTCAACAGCAAAAAATAATTTAGTTGTAGCAAATGCTAATGACGCAAATATTGATGCTAATGGAAATTTGGTTTCTGTGACTATAAATAGTTCAAGCAGTGAAGGACCAACGGACGATTTTAGAATAAAGCCAGATATTACCGGAAACGGAACAGGCGTTTATTCTACTTATGAAAGTAGTAATACAGCTTATAATTCAATTACAGGTACGTCAATGGCGTCGCCAAACGTAGCAGGTTCAGTATTATTATTACAACAACACGCAAATAATATAAGAGGCTCTTTTGCAAAAGCTTCTACAATAAAGGGTGTAGTTTTACATACAGCTGATGATGCTGGAGCTTCTGGTCCAGATGCAGTTTTTGGTTGGGGATTGATGAATACGAAAAGAGCTGCTGAAGCTATTTCAGAAAATGGAAACGAATCTAAAGTTGAAGAATTAACGTTAACTTCTGGACAAACATATACAATTACGGTAGACTCTGATGGCGTAAATCCGTTATTAGCCTCTATTTCTTGGACAGATAGAGCAGGTCCATCAAATACAACAGTAAACTCTACAACACCAGTTTTAGTTAATGATTTAGATATAAGAGTTACTAAAGGAGGAACAACACATTTTCCTTATAAATTAACAGGAGCAACAACAAACGCAAAACAAGACAATAACGTAGATCCTTATGAAAGAGTTGATATTGCAGGAGCAACAGGAACCTATACAATAACAGTAACTCATAAAGGTTCTTTAACAGGTGGAAGTCAAAACTACTCTTTAGTAGTAACAGGTTTAACAGGAACACCAGTTGTTTGTAATGCAACTGTACCAACAGGAGTAAACGCAACAAACGTTTCTGCAACTGGAGCTACTATTTCTTGGAATGCAGTTCCAGCAGCATCTTATGATGTTCGTTATAGAGTTGCAGGAACAACTTCTTGGGCAACTAATGCTGTTAATGGAGCTTCAACTGTTTTAAGCGGATTATCTGCCACAACTTCTTATGAAGTTCAAGTACGTAGTAAATGTGATTCAGGAAATTCAGTGTATAGTAGTTCTGTAAACTTTACTACATCTGAAGTACAACTTAATTACTGTGCTTCTAACGGGAATAGTGTAGCAGATGAATATATTAGCAATGTAAATATTGGAAGTATTGATAATACAACAGGCGCATCTTCTAGTGGATATGCGGATTATAGCTCAATTTCTACTAATTTAACAAAAGGAGCAATTTCAACAATAACAATAACCCCAACTTGGACAGGAACTTTGTATAACGAAGGTTACGGAGTATTTATAGATTTTAATAAGGATGGAGATTTCTCTGATAGTGGAGAAACAGTTTGGACAAGAACTGCATCACAAACAACACCGGTAAGTGGTTCATTTTCAGTGCCAACATCAGCAATTACAGGAGCAACAAGAATGCGTGTTGTTATGAGGTATAATGCAGTTCCGTCTGCTTGTGGTTCTTATAATTATGGAGAAACGGAAGATTATACCGTAAACTTAGTTGGTGGAACACCAGACACAACTGCGCCAGTAATTACACTTAATGGTACTTCTACGATGGATATAGATCAAGGAAGTTCTTTTACAGATCCAGGAGCAACTGCATCAGATAATATTGATGGTAATTTAACATCAAGTATTGTGGTTACAGGAACTGTTAATTCATCTGTTGTAGGAACATATACATTAAATTATAACGTAAGTGATGCTGCAGGAAATCCAGCAATACAGGTTTCTAGAACAGTAAATGTAAATGCTGTAGCAGATACTACAGTTCCAATAATTACGCTAAATGGTTCTTCAACAATGAATTTAACTCTTGGAGATTCATTTACAGATCCAGGAGCAACAGCAACGGATAATGTAGATGGAAATTTAACGTCAAGTATTGTTGTAACAGGAACCGTAAATACTGCATCAGCTGGAACTTACACATTAAATTATAATGTAAGTGATGCAGCTGGAAATGCAGCAACACAAGTTACTAGAACAGTAAATGTTGATGAGCCAGCTGGAGATACAGAAGCACCAACGGCTCCAACAAATTTAGTGGCGTCTAATATTACAGAAACAACAGCTACCTTATCTTGGAATGCTTCTTCAGATAATGTTGGTGTAACAGCTTATGAAGTGTTTAGTAATGGAACAAGTATAGGTACTGTTACTAGTACAGGAGCAAATATTACAGGTTTAACAGCAAACACAGCTTATTCTTACACGGTAAGAGCGCTTGATGCTGCTGGAAATGTTTCATCAACAAGTAATACGGAAACGTTTACA of the Tenacibaculum todarodis genome contains:
- a CDS encoding immunoglobulin-like domain-containing protein, producing MKKKYFKNILFFLFIVFGASTLSAQNEKEINKIKSRYNLEKLQTLKNSFKQKASSDKQNAIQIAQQRGWKTKFTTNDGRMLELQRVVNGKPIYYTTFNVDAAKSTRTDHLNSGGSLGLNLMGQNMTAHVWDGGLARTSHQEYDGAGGTNRFSIGDGTTALHYHSAHVTGTIMASGVNANAKGMAPHANAVGYDWNSDKAEATSAAANGMLVSNHSYGYAARNQFGQVQLPQHYFGGYIDETRDWDEILFNAPNYLMVVAAGNDGNDNTANNNPIGGSGFDKLTGHSTAKNNLVVANANDANIDANGNLVSVTINSSSSEGPTDDFRIKPDITGNGTGVYSTYESSNTAYNSITGTSMASPNVAGSVLLLQQHANNIRGSFAKASTIKGVVLHTADDAGASGPDAVFGWGLMNTKRAAEAISENGNESKVEELTLTSGQTYTITVDSDGVNPLLASISWTDRAGPSNTTVNSTTPVLVNDLDIRVTKGGTTHFPYKLTGATTNAKQDNNVDPYERVDIAGATGTYTITVTHKGSLTGGSQNYSLVVTGLTGTPVVCNATVPTGVNATNVSATGATISWNAVPAASYDVRYRVAGTTSWATNAVNGASTVLSGLSATTSYEVQVRSKCDSGNSVYSSSVNFTTSEVQLNYCASNGNSVADEYISNVNIGSIDNTTGASSSGYADYSSISTNLTKGAISTITITPTWTGTLYNEGYGVFIDFNKDGDFSDSGETVWTRTASQTTPVSGSFSVPTSAITGATRMRVVMRYNAVPSACGSYNYGETEDYTVNLVGGTPDTTAPVITLNGTSTMDIDQGSSFTDPGATASDNIDGNLTSSIVVTGTVNSSVVGTYTLNYNVSDAAGNPAIQVSRTVNVNAVADTTVPIITLNGSSTMNLTLGDSFTDPGATATDNVDGNLTSSIVVTGTVNTASAGTYTLNYNVSDAAGNAATQVTRTVNVDEPAGDTEAPTAPTNLVASNITETTATLSWNASSDNVGVTAYEVFSNGTSIGTVTSTGANITGLTANTAYSYTVRALDAAGNVSSTSNTETFTTPGGSTGSTTVLHEGFFESGWDGWSDGGVDCKRYSGSRSFEGTKSIRLRDNSGVASAMTSQPFNLTSYDQVEVNFYFYSYSMENNEDFWLRFYNGSSWATVGVWARGTSFQNNNYYSATVTLNSTDVNFASNSAFRFQNDASGNADHIYIDQVTITGIVGNGGNTANSINMVAGYSNFSDTGSSDFEGDTMLYPNPAIDIININPNFGAIQSKYRITNLLGQVITSGSIRNNSINVSTLKRGIYLLELTDDEETFTTKFVKK